The Festucalex cinctus isolate MCC-2025b chromosome 6, RoL_Fcin_1.0, whole genome shotgun sequence genomic sequence ctgctgtatattttaaaattatatatatatattatccatccatccatccattttcttgaccgcttattcctcacaagggtcgcggggggtgctggcgcctatctcagctggctctgggcagtaggcgggtgacaccctggactggttgccagccaatcacagggcacacagagacgaacaaccatccacactcacacgcacacctagggacaattcggagcgcccaattaacctgccatgcatgtctttggaatgtgggaggagaccggagtacccacgcgggcacggggagaacatgcaaactccacccaggaaggtccgagcctggactcgaaccggagacctcagaactgggaagcggacgtgctaaccactcgactaccgtgccgccatatatatattatattacagtatattacagcacacatgaaacaaaaaagaaaaccttaTACTTCACTGTTCTTGTATTGGCGTGTTTGCCCACTAGCGCACATTGATTATTGAAGTTTGAGGAAATTGATTTCACACATTCGAAAATACCAAAAATGTGCTATTACCTCCCATGGAGTGCTCATCTGTTCACTTAAAAATccaacacaagcacacacaaaaaaagtgttggtTTATGATATAAAATATAAAGTAAAGAAACAGTGCAGTGCCAAACCGGAGCCGAGGATCCAAGTTATTCTTTAAAGCTTGGTTCTTTTTAATTACCATGCTACATTCCATGCAAAATAGATGATAAAGCCATCTTCCTAATCAGCAGTGAATAATCACATCACGAATAAGATGCCATAAAACATTACCAATGCTATCTCATGCCTTTTCTGAAGTTCTTTCTTCTGCTTTATTGAGTAGAACTGCTGACAGTCGTATAAAGAGTCAAATATTTAAATCTCAACCGCTGCCTTTCTGATTTACACAGTGTGACCTTCCTCAAGTGTTTGATAAGCAAGAGCAGAGAGTTCCACTATCAGTTGCATGTAGATAGCTTTCTGTTTTGCCTCAGGTGATAAATTATGTCAAATGCCACAGAGCCTGATGACTCCCGTTCACTGTCCAAGAAAACAGATCCAAAGAAGTCTCGTTGATATTCCCAGCACTGATCCGATATTTGGCAGACTCCGGTCTAGACGGAGGTCTTATATGAGATGTGTGGAGGGAGGCCTCAAAGGAAAAGGGCAATTCAATATGAAATGTGATTTTCCATTGCTCCTCTTTTTGTCTGACTCCACTTGGATCAATAAACAGGTACAAATGTAATCGAATGTTTGCATAAACAAGATGATTGTTATGGTAAACTGTATCTACAAAAAAAGGGACTTTTCAACACTGCAAACTAAAGAATAATGATGTGGCAGCAACTAAATTGAATAGAAATAGGCTTATCGattttataaacaatataaATATTCCTCATGTTCTGTAATATCATGCAAGAAGTACGTGAGTGTACTTTTATGGGTACATTGATTTCTATGTCAAGAATATTTCATCTACTTCCACATCTTTGGAAATTTCTGGTGTGTTGTTGGCTCAAAAAAGGTAGATTTGTGGCATTTATAAGAACTTTACCACACGCTATTGGAGAGAAGCTGGTCTGCTTCCCGACCCAAACGACGCCCACCCCTCCATGACATTTGTCCCCTTTTACTACGAATGGGTGAGCACCGATAGCAGGTATCGTGGTGCCGGTACCACCCTTGGCTGGTGGTTGATATCAGTATCGGTAGTCCtctagaaattagaaatcagaagaatagaaaattgccattcatgtcatgtaattttaaggaaaatgctatatttgaatatatattttaaattatttgggTTAATCTTGTTTGGGGGGGTTAGGTTATATACGAGTGGTATCTGTATTTGGCGTCGGTGActaactcaagagttgagtacgcacactggtatcagtctgaaaaaaaaagagctatcgAACATCCCTGCCATTTAAATTTCATTACTTCAGTGTAGGCAGAGGTACAGATATAGACTGTAAATTCTTACAGTGGTGATTGGCTGACTCGTAAAAACGTGGAATGCAACAATTCATACAGCCGATTGAAATGCATCTCATTATGTCACTGTTAGCTTCTGTGCCTTTCCCTTTCACTTGAGTGAATTTATTGATTAATGCCACAAAAGAACTGCAGGCCTAACACTTCCTCCCTGTGAGTTGCTGTCCTTTCAGTGCCACTCAGCGGAAACAGCAGTGAGGAGACAAGAGGAACGTGGGAATGCAAAGAAAAGTTTTGCCAAATACGTCTGTCTTTTCACCTTCAAGacaaggggtgtccaaactttttcatttgagagcCACATAGATAAAATACCTTACCTttaatttattaactcatttgctcccaaaaacatagaaatacgttctattttaaatgttgtaagtgtcccaaagacgtatttatgcgttgttgttgtttttttttatttatgctaaagcatgcagaaggctttgatgcagactcaactgcaaagaacggttgaagaaatgatagttattacacaaacggccagcaggtggcagcagattaaAGGAGATATCAACCACGAccatattgaaaaaaaagctaaattactcacaattctaaatagatttgtgaacaacgatgaaacttagcaatattctaatgctcattgctgcaaaatgaaaacagatagaaatatcctttttttcctgatgaaagaagagactaatctttcttttggtagattccatgtttttgtagcaatagaacacaatattctgcgggccttgcaaaatcagccaaaatccagtaaaacagctgggagcaaagggggttgcttcaatgaaaattgctgggagtaaatgagttaaacatgctaaaatcagtcaatcaattaattatacattgtttacattttctagTTATTTTGCAAAAAACTTCTACATATCAGCTTTCTGTTAAAGGGGATAAGTAAAATAATGTGATACTTTTCAAGAGTTTGGGGTGGTCAAGGGCCCAGCATGATTCAAGTTTAGATACGCCACTGTACTGAACAGGAACATAATTCCATCTCCACAatcagaaacaaaacaagagcaaaCTAGAAAGTTGACCATTTTTAAAACAGTTACCAGAGCTTGGAAATAATCGATATGAGAGCAGAAAATGGAAGAAACAAATTTCGAAATTGAAAAactgaattgtatttatttaaatcagagAAATTATACGATATAAGAAACGATAcggtattatcacgatatgaaggtcataatacgataattatcaggaCATGGTGGGGAGGTTGATCATACAAaataaggtcacaatattgtaaaaaaacaaaaaaaaatagctcatactaaaaaacacacaatattgtgcttttgtacattgcagcaacgaaaaatataaaaatataaatatatataaaatacataactataacatatataaaaaaaatactgaggcACCTAAGCACACATTGAATATCTACACATATTgattcggttcacaagcatattatgtcccccttcatctgaccattagcatggattttaaacatagaagggccaaatcatgccttgtgaaaattaaagtgcactaaaaaactagccaccaaagggcgctagaactacacaaattgaaatcaaaataactttttttttaacagatgtactgcttttaatatcgtgacatgacgaagacgatgtattgtggcagttttaatatcgtgatatgacgatattgctgttatggtTACATCTCTAGTTGTCACACGCGTAAAGTCTCTGTCAGTCATTCAACGAatagttaaacaaaaaaaacaacaactcaagaTTAGCCTCTACAATGTCACTTTTAGTATATGCcgcaggccactgaaaaatggatggtggatCGCAAATGGCCCCTAGGCCATTGTTTGGACACCTCTATCCATGAAATACCTTTTGGTTCTGGTCATGGAAGCCAGTTATCATCACACAGCCATGAGAGTCTTAGTTATAAAAAACGACAAATTCTGCTCAATTCACCACATCCCAAGCAAACACATTATTCGGAAAGATCTTCCCAGCGTGATTATGATTAGAAGAACTCACCGGCAGAGTGTCCCCGGTTCGTGGCATCGTGGTCACTGTCGCCTTGCTCGCTATCACCGTGACCACTGTCTTTCGAGCTCACGATGTCTGCTTCTTGGAAGGCCGAACTGCAGGAGAGAGGCACAATCCAGCTGGTCACAGATGTACAGGAGAACCGAACTAATTCATGGGTAGAGGCGAGGGTCAAGCTGGGAGGGGGATTAAATGAAAGGCCAGGAGAGAGCGTGTGacagagagcgagcgagcgagcgagtgaaCGACAAGAGAATCAGAACCCGCCAACGCATAACTGCATTAATACCGTCACGGCGGCCATCACGATTCTAAATTGGATGTTACACATGGTATGTAATGAAATCCAGTCTTAGCGCTTTAATAGGCACCGCTCTGCCAGTTATGGGACTGGTGCCAAATTGAAGAGCTGCATTACGGACACATTGGGAACCATGTAGCCTCTCAGAGCCACAATTAATGATGCAGAATCCACAAGACTAATACTGATGGGTGTAATATTCACTTTTATAGATCTGTGAATAGACTCGGGTTCCCTTTGGCCAGCTGGATGTTAGCGGTCCTCAGGTAGTGAATGGTTTGATGCTTTGCCTTGCTCAGCACATTGCTACGATCaggatgtgtgtatgtgtgcaagaCAGACAGAATGTCTGCTTTTCACTACCTGTTAACGCGTCTTGGTCTGTCCACCAGGTAGCTGAGTTCCGTGCGTTGGTGTTTATTCTGGAAAAcccataaaaacaaaagcaggtcATCACAACTAAAAATAGACACACAGGTGAATAAATACATCTCGAAACACAAGTGACCACAAATGCATACATTCGAGTAGCTAGTTAAAAACTATTTATGCGGTGGCACAAGCAGCGAATACTGAACGCATCCACTTGCACGCACGCATCCACTTAATGACGGGGTGAGAAGAGAGCAGCGGAGAGTGGGTTAGGAGGCGATTGAATGTGTAAATGATTGAGCCAGCCTACGCTGGGACTGAACAACCTTTGTTCACGCTGCTGCCACGCTGGGTCGTGCAGAGAATACTTAAAGCGCGGCAAAGGCAAGACTGTGACTGGCTGTCTGGCAAAGGTCCAGCCACACCGCAATCAACAGAAAAAGCTTCAAGTCCTCCGAGCTCGCCGCTGCAAAACGAACAGGCTGAGCGCAAAATGGGGCCACCATCTCACTTATCTCCTTTCGTCTAATGTTTGCCGGCTCAATATATTTTGGTCGTCGAAGTATATATAGTGCATGAATCATTCTTTGGAGAAAAGGGGACATAATTAGGACTATCTAGGATGGCTTCTGCACAGCGAGTGTGGGTCTCGGCTATTTTTTATGCAAACATTCTAATAAATGACATTTCCTGGTAGTGCAATTTCCATGAATAAAATTGACTGTGAAGATGATTTGTACCACATATTAACTTGAAATGGTCTTGCAATTACACCATGCATACACAATGCACAGTCTCTGTGCACTTTAAGTCAAATTAAACCTAtcaaagcaaataaaaatagtattttaaatacaaaatatacttTGATTCACAGTATCAACAAAGAAAAATTTAGAGTGACAGGAAAAATACTCAAATGAGCTCCGTCTGCTTTATCTGatgagtgaataaaaaaaaacgaaagagccACATGAGATTTCATGTCCAATCACCATTAGGCATAACAATGATTAAAGGCCAAAGAGCAACACAGTCAATACAATTTCCATCTTTTGAAAGGTTTGGTTTGACTTGAATGGAAACATGAAACATAATGTTAAATGTAAACACTCTAACATGCCTGGTTTGTTTATCAGGATTCTTACCTCACTGGAAAGAATACTGCCGTTGGATATGATATCTGGTTGTTGATCGCTGTAACCAGTAACTAAGGCGCCACACGGGTTGGTGTGGTCCGTATCGTTGCTTCGTGAGGGGCTGCATGGTTTCAGGAACATCAGATCAGTTTTGGCAGATTCCGGTGTCAGACACACTTGGTAGCAGTAGGAGTTCTGGTTCTGGTGGTGGTGGGAGCCAAATCCGCCTCCCACGCTCCCCACTCCCGACTCCTCCACGGGCACCTGGCCCACGGGCCCGACACCAGATGTCACATTGGTACTCTGGACCAACATGATGTCGGACTTACTCAGCTTCTTCTGCTTGCGGCCTCGAGCGTGCCTGCTGCAACAGGAGCCGCAACACATGCAACAGTCGCCGGCCAGCAGGCAGGTGTACAGGTTGAGTTTCTTGTCCTTTTGGCAACGCACGGCCAAGACGATCATCGCCAGCAGGAAGATGAAGGACACGGAGCCGAGGGCGATGATGAGAATGAGCGTCAGGTCAAGGGAGGTCTCCTTCGCCTTGGAGGCAGAGCCACGATCCCCGCTGCGACCTTCCACCACACTGTCCACTAATATCACGCTCACGGTGGCTGAGGATGAGAGGGGGGGCTGCCCGTGGTCCCTCACTTCTATTAGCAGGTCATAATGGCCCTGAGAGTCCCGCTTGTGAGCGACCCGGCGGGCGGTCCTCAGCTCGCCAGTCCTCCAGTCCATGCGGAACATGCCCATCTCGTTGCCCCGCAGGATGCTGTAGGACAGCCGCGCGTTCTCGCCATCGTCGGCGTCCATGGCCACCACGCGAGTCACAAGGTAGCCGGGCTCGGCGGTGCGCGGCAGGGGCTCCTTAACCGTGCCGTTTTTGCCAATAGGGGCTATGACAGTTGGCGCGTTGTCGTTTTGGTCCACTATGACGACGTTCACAGTGGCATTGGAGAAGAGCTCAGGTGTTCCCGTGTCCTTCGCCTGGACCATGAAGCTGAAGTCTTTGAGCTGCTCGTAATCGAACGAGCGCAGTGCGTAAAGGTAACCTGTCTCCTGATTTATGGAAACATAAGTGTCCACAGACATGCCCTGTATGTCACACTCCAATATGGAGTAAGTAATAAGAGCGTTCTGTCCAATATCAGGGTCTAAAGCGCTCACGGCGTGAATGAAAGCCCCAGGCACATTATTCTCAGTCACATACACGTCATAAACCACCTGCGTAAAACGGGGCGCGTTGTCATTCTCGTCAGAGACGTGCACTTTTATGGACTTGCTGGTGGCAAGTGCGGGCTGACCCTTATCTTTGGCCACCACTGTGATGGTGTACGACTCTGTCGTCTCTCGGTCCAGCGGGCCGTCCGTCACGATGGTGTAGTAGTTTTTAAAAGACGACTTGAGCTTGAAAGGGACATCTCCCAGGATCTCGCAGCTCATTAAACCGTTCTCGCCCGAGTCCCGATCCGAGACGCTGAAAAGTGCGATCACGGTGCCCGGGGCGTCCTGCTCGCTCACGGACTCGGTCACGGTGCTGAAGCCGATCTCTGGGCTGTTATCGTTCACGTCCACGAGCTTCACCAGCACTTTGCAATGAGCGGGGACCGCGTTGGCCCCCAAATCTTTTGCCTGCACGTAAATCTGGTGCGTGCTGCTCTCCTCGTAGTCCACCTCGCCGGCCACCTCGATCCTGCCTGTCCTGGCATCGATGCTGAATAAGTCTTTAATCCGCGGGGTATTGTGGTtgctgaatgaataaataatttccCCGTTTTGCCCCTCGTCGACGTCAGTGGCGTTGAGCTGAATGACTTGGGTGCCCACGGGGGAATTTTCCCGCAAGTTAACAGTGTAGACGGACTGGTCAAAAGTGGGCGCGTTGTCGTTCGAGTCGAGAACTTTGACGACCAGGAGCGCGGTTCCGGTGCGCTGCGGGTTGCCTCCGTCCACAGCGGTGAGCACGTAGCGGTGCA encodes the following:
- the pcdh10a gene encoding protocadherin-10a isoform X1, whose translation is MIRLLFLLSILDGALSQLRYSVAEEQEPGTVVGNIAEDLGLDITKLSARRFQTVPSSRTPYLDMNLENGALVVREKIDREEICKQTIPCLLHLEVFLENPLELFRVEIEVMDINDNPPRFPEADISVEISESAIPGTRFPVENAFDPDVGANALSTYAITNNNNFYLDVQTQSDGNRFAELVLEKPLDREQQAVHRYVLTAVDGGNPQRTGTALLVVKVLDSNDNAPTFDQSVYTVNLRENSPVGTQVIQLNATDVDEGQNGEIIYSFSNHNTPRIKDLFSIDARTGRIEVAGEVDYEESSTHQIYVQAKDLGANAVPAHCKVLVKLVDVNDNSPEIGFSTVTESVSEQDAPGTVIALFSVSDRDSGENGLMSCEILGDVPFKLKSSFKNYYTIVTDGPLDRETTESYTITVVAKDKGQPALATSKSIKVHVSDENDNAPRFTQVVYDVYVTENNVPGAFIHAVSALDPDIGQNALITYSILECDIQGMSVDTYVSINQETGYLYALRSFDYEQLKDFSFMVQAKDTGTPELFSNATVNVVIVDQNDNAPTVIAPIGKNGTVKEPLPRTAEPGYLVTRVVAMDADDGENARLSYSILRGNEMGMFRMDWRTGELRTARRVAHKRDSQGHYDLLIEVRDHGQPPLSSSATVSVILVDSVVEGRSGDRGSASKAKETSLDLTLILIIALGSVSFIFLLAMIVLAVRCQKDKKLNLYTCLLAGDCCMCCGSCCSRHARGRKQKKLSKSDIMLVQSTNVTSGVGPVGQVPVEESGVGSVGGGFGSHHHQNQNSYCYQVCLTPESAKTDLMFLKPCSPSRSNDTDHTNPCGALVTGYSDQQPDIISNGSILSSENKHQRTELSYLVDRPRRVNSSAFQEADIVSSKDSGHGDSEQGDSDHDATNRGHSAGADLFSNCTEECKALGHSDRCWMPSFVPSDGRQGPDYRSNLHVPGMDATLPDTEVPSSVNLSDQVALTSSTAPSSDRSFFTFGKDGQRSQSHNSLHHHLHPQQQQYSSSTLERKEYDRGTLPYKSTFFCEYQYEKSLGPFDFGQVQYRF
- the pcdh10a gene encoding protocadherin-10a isoform X3 codes for the protein MIRLLFLLSILDGALSQLRYSVAEEQEPGTVVGNIAEDLGLDITKLSARRFQTVPSSRTPYLDMNLENGALVVREKIDREEICKQTIPCLLHLEVFLENPLELFRVEIEVMDINDNPPRFPEADISVEISESAIPGTRFPVENAFDPDVGANALSTYAITNNNNFYLDVQTQSDGNRFAELVLEKPLDREQQAVHRYVLTAVDGGNPQRTGTALLVVKVLDSNDNAPTFDQSVYTVNLRENSPVGTQVIQLNATDVDEGQNGEIIYSFSNHNTPRIKDLFSIDARTGRIEVAGEVDYEESSTHQIYVQAKDLGANAVPAHCKVLVKLVDVNDNSPEIGFSTVTESVSEQDAPGTVIALFSVSDRDSGENGLMSCEILGDVPFKLKSSFKNYYTIVTDGPLDRETTESYTITVVAKDKGQPALATSKSIKVHVSDENDNAPRFTQVVYDVYVTENNVPGAFIHAVSALDPDIGQNALITYSILECDIQGMSVDTYVSINQETGYLYALRSFDYEQLKDFSFMVQAKDTGTPELFSNATVNVVIVDQNDNAPTVIAPIGKNGTVKEPLPRTAEPGYLVTRVVAMDADDGENARLSYSILRGNEMGMFRMDWRTGELRTARRVAHKRDSQGHYDLLIEVRDHGQPPLSSSATVSVILVDSVVEGRSGDRGSASKAKETSLDLTLILIIALGSVSFIFLLAMIVLAVRCQKDKKLNLYTCLLAGDCCMCCGSCCSRHARGRKQKKLSKSDIMLVQSTNVTSGVGPVGQVPVEESGVGSVGGGFGSHHHQNQNSYCYQVCLTPESAKTDLMFLKPCSPSRSNDTDHTNPCGALVTGYSDQQPDIISNGSILSSENKHQRTELSYLVDRPRRVNSSAFQEADIVSSKDSGHGDSEQGDSDHDATNRGHSAGADLFSNCTEECKALGHSDRCWMPSFVPSDGRQGPDYRSNLHVPGMDATLPDTEPARGFASSFHVDLSETA
- the pcdh10a gene encoding protocadherin-10a isoform X4 codes for the protein MIRLLFLLSILDGALSQLRYSVAEEQEPGTVVGNIAEDLGLDITKLSARRFQTVPSSRTPYLDMNLENGALVVREKIDREEICKQTIPCLLHLEVFLENPLELFRVEIEVMDINDNPPRFPEADISVEISESAIPGTRFPVENAFDPDVGANALSTYAITNNNNFYLDVQTQSDGNRFAELVLEKPLDREQQAVHRYVLTAVDGGNPQRTGTALLVVKVLDSNDNAPTFDQSVYTVNLRENSPVGTQVIQLNATDVDEGQNGEIIYSFSNHNTPRIKDLFSIDARTGRIEVAGEVDYEESSTHQIYVQAKDLGANAVPAHCKVLVKLVDVNDNSPEIGFSTVTESVSEQDAPGTVIALFSVSDRDSGENGLMSCEILGDVPFKLKSSFKNYYTIVTDGPLDRETTESYTITVVAKDKGQPALATSKSIKVHVSDENDNAPRFTQVVYDVYVTENNVPGAFIHAVSALDPDIGQNALITYSILECDIQGMSVDTYVSINQETGYLYALRSFDYEQLKDFSFMVQAKDTGTPELFSNATVNVVIVDQNDNAPTVIAPIGKNGTVKEPLPRTAEPGYLVTRVVAMDADDGENARLSYSILRGNEMGMFRMDWRTGELRTARRVAHKRDSQGHYDLLIEVRDHGQPPLSSSATVSVILVDSVVEGRSGDRGSASKAKETSLDLTLILIIALGSVSFIFLLAMIVLAVRCQKDKKLNLYTCLLAGDCCMCCGSCCSRHARGRKQKKLSKSDIMLVQSTNVTSGVGPVGQVPVEESGVGSVGGGFGSHHHQNQNSYCYQVCLTPESAKTDLMFLKPCSPSRSNDTDHTNPCGALVTGYSDQQPDIISNGSILSSENKHQRTELSYLVDRPRRVNSSAFQEADIVSSKDSGHGDSEQGDSDHDATNRGHSAGADLFSNCTEECKALGHSDRCWMPSFVPSDGRQGPDYRSNLHVPGMDATLPDTER
- the pcdh10a gene encoding protocadherin-10a isoform X2, encoding MIRLLFLLSILDGALSQLRYSVAEEQEPGTVVGNIAEDLGLDITKLSARRFQTVPSSRTPYLDMNLENGALVVREKIDREEICKQTIPCLLHLEVFLENPLELFRVEIEVMDINDNPPRFPEADISVEISESAIPGTRFPVENAFDPDVGANALSTYAITNNNNFYLDVQTQSDGNRFAELVLEKPLDREQQAVHRYVLTAVDGGNPQRTGTALLVVKVLDSNDNAPTFDQSVYTVNLRENSPVGTQVIQLNATDVDEGQNGEIIYSFSNHNTPRIKDLFSIDARTGRIEVAGEVDYEESSTHQIYVQAKDLGANAVPAHCKVLVKLVDVNDNSPEIGFSTVTESVSEQDAPGTVIALFSVSDRDSGENGLMSCEILGDVPFKLKSSFKNYYTIVTDGPLDRETTESYTITVVAKDKGQPALATSKSIKVHVSDENDNAPRFTQVVYDVYVTENNVPGAFIHAVSALDPDIGQNALITYSILECDIQGMSVDTYVSINQETGYLYALRSFDYEQLKDFSFMVQAKDTGTPELFSNATVNVVIVDQNDNAPTVIAPIGKNGTVKEPLPRTAEPGYLVTRVVAMDADDGENARLSYSILRGNEMGMFRMDWRTGELRTARRVAHKRDSQGHYDLLIEVRDHGQPPLSSSATVSVILVDSVVEGRSGDRGSASKAKETSLDLTLILIIALGSVSFIFLLAMIVLAVRCQKDKKLNLYTCLLAGDCCMCCGSCCSRHARGRKQKKLSKSDIMLVQSTNVTSGVGPVGQVPVEESGVGSVGGGFGSHHHQNQNSYCYQVCLTPESAKTDLMFLKPCSPSRSNDTDHTNPCGALVTGYSDQQPDIISNGSILSSENKHQRTELSYLVDRPRRVNSSAFQEADIVSSKDSGHGDSEQGDSDHDATNRGHSAGADLFSNCTEECKALGHSDRCWMPSFVPSDGRQGPDYRSNLHVPGMDATLPDTEVPSSVNLSDQVALTSSTAPSSDRSFFTFGKDGQRSQSHNSLHHHLHPQQQQYSSSTLERKEYDRGTLPYKSTFFSRKRIC